A window of Melospiza melodia melodia isolate bMelMel2 chromosome Z, bMelMel2.pri, whole genome shotgun sequence contains these coding sequences:
- the CDK7 gene encoding cyclin-dependent kinase 7 isoform X1, whose translation METDLEVIIKDTSIVLTQSHIKAYMLMTLQGLEYLHQHWILHRDLKPNNLLLDENGVLKLADFGLAKSFGSPNRVYTHQVVTRWYRAPELLFGARMYGVGVDMWAVGCILAELLLRVPFLPGDSDLDQLTRIFETLGTPTEEQWPGMTSLPDYVTFKPFPGMPLQHIFSAAGDDLLSLLQGLFTFNPSTRVTATQALKQKYFSNRPGPTPGNQLPRPNCPAEAAKEPQNRLTNLKRKRPEAIDQGLPKKLIF comes from the exons GTTATTATAAAGGATACAAGTATTGTGTTGACACAGTCTCACATCAAGGCATATATGCTGATGACGCTTCAAGGATTAGAGTATTTACATCAGCATTGGATTTTACACAGG GATCTTAAACCAAATAACTTGTTGCTAGATGAAAATGGAGTTTTGAAATTGGCTGACTTTGGCTTGGCAAAATCTTTTGGAAGCCCAAACAGAGTTTACACACATCAGGTAGTAACAAG GTGGTACCGAGCTCCAGAGCTATTGTTTGGGGCTAGAATGTACGGTGTTGGTGTTGATATGTGGGCTGTCGGTTGTATTTTAGCTGAATTGCTCCTCAGA GTTCCTTTTTTGCCTGGAGACTCTGATCTTGACCAGCTGACAAGGATATTTGAAACACTGGGCACTCCAACAGAAGAGCAATGGCCT GGGATGACAAGTCTTCCAGATTATGTCACATTTAAGCCATTCCCTGGAATGCCACTTCAGCATATCTTCAGTGCAGCTGGTGACGATCTACTCAGTCTTCTTCAAGGCTTATTCACGTTTAATCCTTCCACTAGAGTAACAGCTACTCAG GCATTGAAACAGAAGTATTTCAGTAACCGACCAGGACCCACTCCAGGAAATCAGCTTCCAAGACCCAACTGTCCTGCTGAAGCTGCAAAGGAGCCACAAAATAGACTTacaaatttaaaaaggaaaagaccaGAAGCAATAGATCAAG GATTACCAAAAAAACTGATTTTTTAA